From a region of the Solanum stenotomum isolate F172 chromosome 2, ASM1918654v1, whole genome shotgun sequence genome:
- the LOC125855836 gene encoding uncharacterized protein LOC125855836: MSSEVERAIEKDEDENEVTKTPKVDTEKEAEVTQKVVPMPRPPPSSPQRLVKKTEERKYRRFISMLKQLSINVSLIKGLEQMSGYAKFMKDLVTKKRAVSFENEERLQHCSVIATRSLVQKKEDPGAFTIPCTIGILHFAKALYDLGVSINLMSLSIYKKLGLGAPNLSAMCLQMADRTVKKPIEVLQDVLVKVESFIFLANFMILDCEHESDLKSVSVVNHRVGQESEVSIEERLGVDALAVVIMNFDSDGIDDYDELVAALDRFEFRFKPKHLELDMKNRDTPPTKSSVDELQKLELKVLLSHLRYVFLGQNSTLPVVIVADLSKGQIEPLI; the protein is encoded by the exons ATGTCGTCTGAGGTTGAAAGAGCGatagaaaaagatgaggatGAGAATGAGGTTACTAAAACTCCAAAAGTGGATACAGAGAAGGAAGCTGAGGtgacccaaaaagttgttcccatgcctagacctccaccttcATCTCCACAGAGATTGGTGAAAAAGACTGAAGAGAGAAAATATCGCAGGTTCATATCTATGTTGAAGCAATTGTCCATAAATGTCTCGTTGATAAAAGGTTTGGAACAGATgtctgggtatgcaaagttcaTGAAAGACTTGGTGACCAAAAAGAGGGCTGTCAGTTTTGAGAATGAAGAGAGGCTACAACATTGTAGTGTTATTGCTACTAGGTCACTTGTgcaaaagaaagaggatcctggAGCTTTTactattccttgtaccattGGGATTTTACACTTTGCGAAAGCTTTGTATGATTTGGGTGTCAGCATTAATTTGATGTCATTGTCAATatataagaagttgggtttaggagCTCCAAATCTCAGTGCAATGTGTTTACAGATGgccgatagaactgtgaagaagcCTATTGAAGTGCTCCAAGATGTCCTCGTGAAAGTGGAATCATTCATTTTTCTAGCGAACTTTatgatacttgattgtgag CATGAAAGTGATCTTAAATCAGTATCAGTGGTAAATCATAGGGTGGGGCAAGAATCTGAAGTGTCTATTGAAGAGAGGTTAGGTGTTGATGCATTAGCTGTTGTAATAATGAATTTTGACAGTGATGGTATTGATGACTATGATGAGCTAGTTGCTGCACTTGATAGGTTTGAGTTTCGTTTTAAACCAAAACATTTGgaattagacatgaagaatcgagACACCCCACCTACAAAATCGTCTGTTGATGAGCTTCAAAAACTGGAACTTAAGGTTCTTCTATctcacttgaggtatgtattcttgggacAAAATAGCACATTGCCCGTTGTTATTGTTGCTGACTTGAGTAAAGGGCAAATAGAGCCTTTGATATAG